From the genome of Colius striatus isolate bColStr4 chromosome 15, bColStr4.1.hap1, whole genome shotgun sequence, one region includes:
- the CRELD1 gene encoding protein disulfide isomerase CRELD1, translating into MGPRRGPAAAAGPARRGERSGLGGALLRAALLGGVLLAPTRAHPDPDGDGAEPCRACRRLADSFSRGLERTEHEGFGGGNTAWEEEKLAKYQHSETRLLEVLESVCAPSDFACNQLLEQSEEQVEQWWFHEQKQHPDFFQWLCMDKLALCCPPGTYGPDCQPCAGGPQQPCSGNGRCDGDGTRRGTGLCVCNRGYGGPFCAECGDGYYEASRNKSHFVCAECYRACGRCTGPEDSSCLRCKRGWMLHEHRCIDIDECGTEMAHCRANQFCVNTEGSYECRDCSTACIGCMGAGPARCKKCNKGYWRDGAKCLDVDECASAEEPVCTGAQEVCENTEGSYRCVCARGYVRRDGQCVEDKPPDAPEKGFFDDVTEDEVVVLQQMFFGVMICALATLAAKGDMVFTAIFIGAVAAMAGYWLSDRSDRVLDGFMKGR; encoded by the exons atggggccgcggcggggcccggcggccgcggcggggccggcccgGCGCGGGGAGCGGTCCGGGCTCGGGGGGGCCCTGCTGCGGGCCGCCCTGCTCGGAGGGGTCCTGCTGGCGCCCACCCGCGCACACCCGGACCCGGACGGGGACGGGGCCGAGCCCTGCCGAGCCTGCCGCCGCCTCGCCGACAGCTTCAGCAGG GGCCTGGAGCGGACAGAGCACGAGGGCTTTGGCGGGGGCAACACAGCttgggaggaggagaagctggcCAAGTACCAGCATAG CGAGACCCGTctgctggaggtgctggagagtgtctGTGCCCCCTCAGACTTTGCCTGCAaccagctgctggagcagagtgaGGAGCAAGTGGAGCAGTGGTGGTTCCACGA gcagaagcagcatccAGACTTCTTCCAGTGGCTCTGCATGGACAAGCTGGCACTCTGCTGCCCACCCGGCACCTACGGCCCCGACTGCCAGC CCTGCGCTGGtgggccccagcagccctgcagcggCAACGGGAGATGTGACGGCGATGGCACCCGCCGCGGCACCGGCCTGTGCGTCTGCAACCGGGGCTACGGCGGCCCCTTCTGCGCTGAGTGCGGCGACGGCTACTACGAGGCCTCCCGGAACAAGAGCCACTTTGTCTGTGCCG AGTGCTACCGAGCGTGCGGGCGCTGCACAGGGCCGGAGGACTCCAGCTGCCTGCGCTGCAAGAGGGGCTGGATGCTGCACGAGCACCGCTGCATTG ACATCGATGAGTGTGGCACGGAGATGGCGCACTGCCGAGCCAACCAGTTCTGCGTCAACACAGAGGGCTCCTACGAGTGCCGAg ACTGCTCCACGGCATGCATCGGCTGCATGGGTGCCGGGCCGGCTCGCTGCAAGAAATGCAACAAGGGCTACTGGCGGGATGGGGCCAAGTGCCTGG ATGTGGACGAGTGTGCCAGTGCCGAGGAGCCAGTGTGCACGGGGGCACAGGAGGTGTGTGAGAACACAGAGGGCAGCTACCGCTGCGTCTGCGCCCGCGGCTACGTCCGCCGGGACGGGCAGTGTGTGGAGGACAAGCCCCCTG ACGCCCCGGAGAAGGGCTTCTTTGATGACGTGACGGAGGACGAGGTGGTGGTGCTGCAGCAGATGTTCTTCGGCGTGATGATCTGTGCCCTCGCCACGCTGGCTGCCAAGGGTGACATGGTCTTCACGGCCATCTTCATCGGGGCTGTGGCTGCCATGGCCGGCTACTGGCTGTCCGACCGCAGCGACCGTGTCCTCGACGGCTTCATGAAGGGCAGATAG
- the PRRT3 gene encoding proline-rich transmembrane protein 3 yields MAAVWLLTWGLLLATHIPTGARGPLPVGLSPGETLQRGRDPLHSPAWGQQWPGLTLTWEASGEPSGAGVPGSEPWAGSSPVRWSPPLQVGDATRATPETENTMASAGTGAWRDSGASPAVAEEPLVTWQGHEAEGQGNPWGASWLPHGSVLETLGSEMPTDKGTGSPGLPWAGHDPSPAGQSATGPASTLGSHPTMSTVSLTPTAGTGMGTGDAAGTEGQSVAGGPTATPGLPQGTQFTPASSQPDLLGTGLVLTGTRPAHSLHASPRSVQLVGKQGDLGKPLSPSLALLSSAPRLPHAALSWGVAEPWTRVLPAHQRSTRRAPLSQAASPGDAAPRTDPRLAEQQGFQPIPGLSTSPAPPSNSSTALPGTPATELLPEEDIGSPQRVRGAVGPVSAPNATQATPRLTAHPATGPPGTRLSGTPGTKPPAQGTVVPSATWRRAGATPQPPPQRPSTAQPQPSRLPPVPEVNKTGLCWAKLRRQLGSSWEAHIYGAAAVFLLLALGCLLGLAGAASLRPQHLPHVLGAHGLLLAVCLLRATFLLLDPYGARGRLPPRALLLLSTVPFPLLLGAFALLLQRLQRLAQLQLLPARLRGLPALGAAIALLSVVLGAADLLPPRGPGGVRGPELWWGARALLAAAAVGLPVCGLQLYSGLWLRGVLGPPGRFSWPGWTAQLWLRVGELGTVLALLLATAELLCCRCRRRSPAGHSCWAKALRYFCAGRKAEAPEYPNNCYDWAGGSGGSTGPERAPTNDISKSLIRNAAEQLPLRALKDSNEAWAAAAGMPGLSPKCPNVLVARSGAAFEQGSSPSLGELTFRPPSPIDLRRSIDQALCRRHLLRDGLFDRPRRGSGTSLHGPLAADEPPGAGRMVRCSSLTELPAPRQPSSSVTITVTASASSLESSSLKISWNPWRHGLSSPDSLPLDEAPSRAPLLLPPGWDHEGPRSFPALAKVADTRSLSSDTIEL; encoded by the exons ATGGCTGCAGTGTGGCTCCTCACctgggggctgctcctggcGACCCATATCCCCACTGGAGCCCGGGGCCCGCTGCCGGTGGGGCTGTCCCCAGGTGAGACCCTGCAGCGGGGCAGAGaccccctgcacagccctgcctggggacAGCAGTGGCCTGGCCTGACCCTCACCTGGGAGGCATCGGGGGAGCCGAGCGGTGCAGGAGTCCCTGGGAGCGAGCCCTGGGCGGGCAGCAGCCCCGTGCGCTGGTCCCCACCACTGCAGGTGGGAGATGCCACCAGGGCAACCCCAGAGACTGAAAACACCATGGCAAGTGCTGGCACCGGGGCCTGGCGGGACAGCGGTGCATCTCCGGCTGTGGCAGAGGAGCCACTCGTCACTTGGCAAGGACACGAGGCTGAAGGCCAAGGCAACCCCTGGGGGGCATCCTGGCTGCCccatggctctgtgctggagacACTGGGTTCTGAGATGCCCACAGACAAGGGGACAGGgtccccagggctgccctgggcagggcaTGACCCATCCCCAGCTGGGCAGAGTGCCACAGGGCCAGCCAGCACCCTTGGCTCTCATCCAACCATGTCCACCGTCTCCCTGACACCCACagcagggacagggatggggacaggggacGCAGCAGGGACAGAGGGTCAGTCAGTGGCTGGAGGACCCACAGCAACCCCAGGTCTGCCTCAGGGGACACAGTTCactccagccagcagccagccagACCTGCTGGGCACTGGCCTTGTCCTCACAGGCACAAGGCCAGCCCACAGTCTCCACGCCAGCCCCCGCTCTGTGCAGCTGGTGGGTAAACAGGGGGACCTTGGCAAGCCCCTCAGTCCCTCTctggctctgctcagctctgccccaCGGCTGCCCCATGCAGCCCTATCCTGGGGAGTGGCTGAGCCCTGGACACGGGTGCTCCCAGCACACCAGCGCAGCACCCGGCGGGCCCCGCTCAGCCAGGCcgccagccctggggatgcaGCCCCTCGCACGGACCCCAGGCTAGCGGAGCAGCAGGGATTCCAGCCCatcccagggctcagcaccagtcCTGCACCACCATCCAactccagcacagccctcccTGGCACCCCTGCCACAG agctgctgcccgaGGAGGACATCGGCTCCCCACAGCGGGTCCGGGGTGCTGTGGGCCCAGTGAGTGCCCCAAACGCCACCCAGGCCACCCCACGGCTGACGGCACATCCTGCCACAGGGCCACCCGGGACCAGGCTCTCAG GCACCCCAGGGAcaaagcccccagcccagggcaccGTGGTTCCCTCCGCCACGTGGCGACGGGCAGGGGCGACGCCACAGCCACCCCCGCAGCGTCCATCCACAGCACAGCCGCAGCCGAGCCGCCTTCCCCCAGTGCCGGAGGTCAACAAGacggggctgtgctgggccaaGCTACGGCGCCAGCTGGGCTCCTCCTGGGAGGCCCATATCTATGGGGCAGCAGCCGTCttcctgctgctggcactgggcTGCTTGCTTGGGCTGGCAGGGGCAGCCTCCCTGCGCCCCCAACATCTGCCTCACGTTTTAGGGGCTCAcgggctgctgctggccgtCTGCCTGCTGCGAGCCACCTTCCTGCTGCTGGACCCCTacggggcgcggggccgccTGCCGCCCcgggccctgctgctgctcagcaccgTGCCCTTCCCCTTGCTGCTCGGCGCCTTCGCCCTCCTGCTCCAGCGGCTGCAGCGCTtggcccagctccagctgctgccagcacggCTCCGGGGGCTGCCGGCGCTGGGGGCTGCCATCGCCCTGCTGAGTGTGGTGCTGGGGGCCGCGGACCTGCTCCCACCCCGG GGGCCGGGGGGTGTCAGGGGCCCAGAGCTGTGGTGGGGGGCCCGGgcgctgctggcagcagccgcGGTGGGTCTGCCGGTGTGTGGGCTGCAGCTGTACAGCGGCCTGTGGCTGCGGGGGGTCCTGGGCCCCCCTGGGCGCTTCTCCTGGCCCGGCTGGACGGCACAGCTCTGGCTGCGGGTCGGCGAgctgggcacagtgctggcactgctgctggccaccgctgagctgctgtgctgccgGTGCCGCCGCCGGAGCCCCGCCGGCCATTCCTGCTGGGCCAAGGCGCTGCGGTACTTCTGCGCCGGCCGCAAAGCCGAGGCGCCCGAGTACCCCAACAACTGCTACGACTGGgctggcggcagcggcggcagcaCCGGCCCCGAGCGGGCGCCCACCAACGACATCTCCAAGAGCCTGATCCGCAACGCGGCGGAGCAGCTGCCCCTGCGAGCGCTCAAGGACAGCAACGAGGCCTGGGCGGCCGCCGCCGGGATGCCGGGGCTCAGCCCCAAGTGCCCCAACGTGCTGGTGGCCCGCTCCGGTGCCGCCTTCGAGCAGGGCTCATCGCCCTCGCTGGGGGAACTGACCTTCCGCCCGCCCTCCCCCATCGACCTGCGCCGCAGCATCGACCAGGCGCTGTGCCGCCGCCACCTCCTGCGCGACGGCCTCTTCGACCGACCGCGTCGCGGCTCTGGCACCTCTCTGCACGGCCCCCTGGCCGCCGACGAGCCCCCCGGCGCCGGGCGCATGGTGAGGTGCAGCTCACTCACAGAGCTGCCCGCGCCCCGGCAGCCCTCCAGCAGCGTCACCATCACCGTCACCGCCTCAGCCAGCTCGCTGGAGAGCAGCTCACTGAAGATCAGCTGGAACCCCTGGCGACACGGGCTGTCCTCACCAGACAGCCTGCCCCTGGATGAGGCGCCCAGCCGAGCCCCGCTCCTGCTGCCCCCCGGATGGGACCACGAGGGCCCCCGCAGCTTCCCGGCCCTCGCCAAGGTGGCGGACACCCGCAGCCTCTCCAGCGACACCATCGAGCTCTGA
- the IHO1 gene encoding interactor of HORMAD1 protein 1, which yields MNFNVWNIKEMLSTPTAPGSNKFLIRSSAPSDYSSLSDSQLLFGSQFCPENVQSAALPLELGTQLGQHNSQDSEPSIFTKYQTKPQLFDEDAREKGSLNFGAGRVKSVLENFEVNKNKIKDKYDREVLSTFLSSIKDRLQGLQACLDKFGEMFDSRNKSILVHLETISKTMQDALQSHCDSVLKALTDKSQMEQALLEMERRLAAKDLEILDVKSSIQLLKESLESLPAKLGDQHLKLCEEQGFLKLPNAVAELHTLISSARAPPHTADNSSQTSPCPCQGCGPGEGHVCCRGREFCSFSRGCQPSCVTEGERHGACPVRNQGFGDGTSTGDPTAGEVSAVTTPARGRENSPLQVKYGSETPSCAKLPCVYCTNGHFLGGSLTKRCPVAQEVPLPTPLRKVVRRGTRGFALGTPAQQRQPQACHLSGTRDSNREVESAAKRRPGRAPWNKAMGRKKMCPTGRKGQLSRCADGGLKLRRANGVTDSESSRKNCFPRYTVALNLGSSSPVFAAPNQQLLSSAQPSLTKTLPPAPCPRKSLQQQQLVDRRKRCLEMKRRVNVSCAQRNLWDSSPQENEFSLSSTMSGNPGSCLGLRGPAASTEAHPAKVLAQHSTACCSLVFDSDYSD from the exons ATGAATTTTAACGTCTGGAATATCAAGGAGATGTTGAGCACGCCGACAGCCCCCGG GTCTAATAAGTTCTTGATCCGGAGCAGCGCTCCGAGTGACTACTCGAGTTTGAGCGACTCTCAGCTGCTCTTTGGCTCCCAGTTCTGCCCGGAGAATGTGCAGTCAGCAGCGCTACCGCTGGAGCTGGGCACACAGCTGGGCCAGCACAACTCCCAGGAT AGCGAGCCCAGTATTTTTACCAAATACCAGACAAAACCACAGCTATTTGATGAAGATGCAAGAGAAAAAGGTTCACTTAATTTTGGTGCAGGACGAGTCAAAAGTGTCTTGGAAAATTTTGAagtgaataaaaacaaaataaaggacAAATATGATCG tgaGGTTTTAAGCACCTTTCTTTCCAGCATCAAAGACAGGCTTCAAGGG CTGCAAGCCTGCTTGGATAAGTTTGGAGAAATGTTCGATTCAAGAAACAAATCCATTTTGGTTCACCTGGAAACCATTTCCAAGACAA TGCAAGATGCTCTTCAAAGTCACTGTGACTCGGTGCTGAAAGCTCTGACAGATAAAAGCCAAATGGAGCAGGCGCTGCTGGAGATGGAGCGGAGACTCGCAGCC AAAGACCTGGAGATTTTGGATGTGAAATCCAGCATCCAGCTGCTGAAGGAGAGTCTGGAGTCACTGCCAGCTAAGCTGGGAGATCAGCACCTGAAGCTGTGTGAAGAACAAGGCTTCCTGAAGCTCCCAAACGCTGTGGCTGAGCTGCACACTCTCATTTCCAGTGCCAGAGCCCCCCCTCACACAGCTGATAACTCGTCCCAGACCTCCCCTTGCCCATGCCAGGGCTGTGGTCCCGGTGAGGGGCACGTGTGCTGCCGAGGCAGGGAGTTTTGCAGCTTCTCGCGTGGGTGCCAGCCCAGCTGCGTGACAGAGGGGGAGCGGCACGGAGCCTGTCCCGTGAGGAATCAGGGCTTTGGGGATGGCACATCAACGGGTGACCCAACCGCAGGGGAAGTCAGCGCTGTCACCACACCAGCGCGTGGCAGAGAAAACTCCCCTCTGCAGGTGAAATACGGATCGGAAACACCGAGCTGTGCTAAGCTGCCTTGTGTGTACTGCACTAACGGGCACTTTCTGGGGGGCAGCCTGACCAAGCGGTGTCCCGTAGCGCAGGAAGTGCCGCTGCCCACCCCGCTGAGGAAGGTGGTCAGGAGAGGCACTCGGGGATTCGCCCTCGGGACACCGGCACAGCAGAGGCAGCCTCAAGCCTGCCACCTCTCTGGGACACGGGACAGTAACAGGGAGGTGGAGAGTGCGGCGAAACGGCGGCCGGGAAGAGCTCCCTGGAACAAAGCAATGGGGAGGAAGAAAATGTGCCCCACTGGCAGAAAAGGTCAGCTCTCTCGGTGTGCTGACGGTGGGCTGAAGCTGAGGAGGGCAAACGGGGTTACTGACTCGGAAAGCTCCAGAAAGAATTGCTTTCCCAGATACACAGTTGCTCTCAATTTAGGAAGCTCTAGCCCAGTTTTTGCAGCTCCCAatcagcagctcctcagcagcgCTCAGCCAAGTCTGACAAAGACTCTCccaccagccccgtgtccccgTAAGAgcctgcaacagcagcagcttgtggacagaaggaagagatgtttggaaatgaaaagaagaGTGAATGTTTCCTGTGCACAAAGGAACCTCTGGGATTCCTCTCCCCAGGAGAATGAGTTTTCTCTGAGCAGCACAATGAGTGGAAACCCGGGGAGCTGCTTGGGCCTGCGAGGCCCTGCGGCCTCCACCGAAGCCCATCCTGCCAAGGTGCtggcccagcacagcacagcctgtTGCTCTTTAGTTTTTGATAGTGATTATTCTGATTGA